The Corynebacterium suranareeae genome window below encodes:
- a CDS encoding L-serine ammonia-lyase: MAISVVDLFSIGIGPSSSHTVGPMRAALAFFSEFPSPHVDITLHGSLAATGKGHCTDRAVLLGLVGWEPTTVPIDAAPIPGAPIPAHGSVSGPNGTVSYSLTFDPHPLPEHPNAVTFQGITTRTYLSVGGGFIMSLENFRELKEVGSGVSTIHPEVDVPCPFRKSSELLAYGRDFAEVMKDNECAIHGDLDIVDDHLDRVWQIMQDCVSRGIATTGILPGGLNVRRRAPQVHALISNGDTCELGADLDAVEWVNLYALAVNEENAAGGRVVTAPTNGAAGIIPAVMHYARDFLKNFDAEQARTFLYTAGAVGIIIKENASISGAEVGCQGEVGSASAMAAAGLCAVLGGSPQQVENAAEIALEHNLGLTCDPVGGLVQIPCIERNAIAAMKSINAARLARIGDGNNRVSLDDVVVTMAATGRDMLTKYKETSLGGLATTLGFPVSLTEC, encoded by the coding sequence ATGGCTATTAGTGTTGTTGATCTTTTCAGCATCGGTATCGGACCATCATCTTCACATACCGTCGGCCCCATGAGAGCCGCCCTCGCGTTTTTCTCTGAATTTCCCAGCCCGCACGTCGATATCACCTTGCACGGATCCCTTGCTGCCACAGGTAAAGGTCACTGCACTGACCGTGCGGTACTACTGGGACTGGTGGGATGGGAGCCTACAACAGTTCCCATTGATGCAGCACCCATACCCGGCGCGCCGATTCCTGCACACGGTTCTGTGAGTGGGCCTAACGGGACGGTGTCGTATTCCTTAACTTTTGATCCCCATCCCCTCCCTGAACACCCCAACGCTGTTACTTTTCAGGGAATTACCACAAGGACGTATTTGTCGGTGGGTGGCGGGTTTATTATGTCGTTGGAAAACTTCCGGGAACTCAAAGAAGTCGGCTCTGGTGTGTCAACTATTCACCCAGAGGTGGATGTGCCTTGTCCTTTCCGCAAGAGTTCTGAGCTGCTAGCCTATGGCCGGGATTTTGCGGAGGTCATGAAGGATAATGAGTGCGCCATTCATGGGGATCTTGACATAGTGGATGACCATTTGGATCGAGTGTGGCAGATTATGCAGGATTGCGTATCGCGGGGCATTGCAACCACAGGAATTTTGCCGGGTGGGTTGAATGTGCGGCGTCGGGCGCCGCAGGTACACGCGCTGATCAGCAATGGGGATACATGTGAGCTGGGTGCTGATCTTGATGCCGTGGAGTGGGTGAATCTGTACGCCTTGGCCGTGAATGAGGAAAATGCCGCTGGTGGTCGTGTGGTTACTGCTCCGACTAATGGTGCTGCGGGGATTATTCCGGCGGTGATGCACTATGCGCGGGATTTCTTGAAAAATTTTGACGCGGAGCAGGCACGCACATTTTTATATACTGCGGGTGCGGTGGGCATCATCATTAAGGAAAATGCCTCGATTTCTGGGGCGGAGGTAGGCTGCCAAGGCGAGGTGGGTTCAGCATCCGCGATGGCCGCTGCCGGATTGTGTGCGGTTTTAGGTGGTAGTCCGCAGCAGGTGGAAAACGCAGCGGAGATCGCCCTGGAGCACAATTTGGGCTTGACGTGTGATCCTGTGGGCGGTTTGGTGCAGATTCCGTGCATTGAGCGCAATGCTATTGCTGCGATGAAGTCCATTAATGCGGCAAGGCTTGCCCGGATTGGTGATGGCAACAATCGTGTGAGTTTGGATGATGTGGTGGTCACCATGGCTGCCACGGGTCGGGATATGTTGACCAAATATAAGGAAACCTCGCTTGGTGGTTTGGCAACCACCTTGGGCTTCCCGGTGTCGTTGACGGAGTGTTAG
- a CDS encoding glycerol-3-phosphate dehydrogenase/oxidase produces MTSTHFDSRRIGPPLRDHYDVIVIGGGISGAQIARHAAGRGLRTVMFEAKDYSSGTSSTTSKMIHGGLRYLEQYDFGVVQEAVKERRYLGIAAPHLVAPRSFMLTAFEWSEPKAPVLGAGVALYETMAWQRNQGQSKENHSPRFRWIPKNALLKEVPWLDPEGLKGAWRHDDTLNLHAERLLLAIIKSFAADGGTAINHAKVTRILRNVEEGRVRGVEVTDQITKNTTEIYAPVVINAAGPWVAQALGDLAEVTKLKVRQSKGVHLLTGDLGSQSGVFVRGKNGKHVIVNPWMGRTLIGPTDTMIDGDADDAVADESDIDLLLETIDSVRATPLDRKNIISTLVGVRPLVDDGSDTYTSSRRFDIADHANVGIDGLVSVSGGKWTTSRVMGYKVIEHVVEHQAAMLPPLRHFDSRQLPLTTSFGAYDSVADSFESALRSHPELDLDDEIRVHLARLYGTEHEKVLDLVAKQPDLGRRLDPANLDIAAQVVFAVAEEAAVDLADVLDRRLVLGTLGYVKPAAVRATAEVMAQVTGWSNTLIDARCHSYLASQDKIQAVLKPYR; encoded by the coding sequence ATGACGAGCACACACTTTGATTCCCGACGGATTGGTCCGCCACTTCGTGATCATTATGACGTCATTGTTATTGGTGGCGGGATCTCAGGGGCGCAGATCGCAAGGCATGCCGCAGGGCGAGGGCTGCGTACGGTGATGTTTGAAGCCAAGGATTATTCTTCTGGGACATCGTCAACAACATCGAAGATGATCCATGGCGGGCTGCGCTATTTGGAACAATATGATTTCGGTGTGGTTCAAGAGGCAGTGAAAGAACGCAGGTACCTAGGTATCGCTGCACCGCATTTGGTGGCACCGCGCAGCTTTATGCTCACGGCTTTTGAATGGTCCGAACCAAAAGCTCCTGTTTTAGGCGCTGGGGTAGCGCTGTATGAAACCATGGCATGGCAGCGTAATCAGGGGCAGTCGAAGGAAAACCATTCGCCACGATTTCGGTGGATCCCTAAAAACGCTTTACTTAAAGAAGTCCCGTGGCTGGATCCGGAAGGACTTAAAGGAGCGTGGCGGCACGATGACACCTTAAACCTGCATGCCGAGCGCTTGTTGCTGGCGATTATTAAGTCTTTTGCTGCTGATGGTGGAACCGCGATCAATCATGCCAAAGTCACTCGCATCCTCCGGAACGTGGAAGAAGGCCGAGTGCGCGGAGTTGAGGTGACAGATCAGATCACCAAGAACACAACGGAAATTTACGCCCCTGTGGTGATTAACGCTGCAGGTCCGTGGGTTGCGCAGGCGTTGGGTGATTTGGCGGAGGTAACCAAGCTGAAGGTGCGTCAATCTAAAGGAGTGCATTTACTTACTGGTGATTTGGGTAGTCAAAGTGGTGTGTTTGTGCGTGGCAAAAACGGCAAGCATGTGATCGTGAATCCGTGGATGGGGCGCACCCTAATCGGCCCGACGGACACCATGATTGATGGCGATGCCGATGATGCAGTCGCTGATGAAAGCGATATCGATTTACTGCTTGAGACCATTGATTCAGTCCGCGCAACACCACTTGATCGCAAAAACATCATTTCCACCTTGGTGGGTGTGCGCCCGCTCGTTGATGATGGCTCTGATACCTACACGTCGTCTCGCCGTTTCGATATTGCCGATCACGCCAACGTCGGCATCGATGGATTAGTGTCCGTCTCTGGTGGCAAGTGGACTACCTCGCGGGTGATGGGATACAAAGTCATTGAGCATGTGGTGGAACATCAAGCAGCTATGCTGCCACCGCTGCGCCACTTCGATTCCAGACAATTGCCGTTGACCACGTCTTTTGGTGCGTATGATTCTGTGGCTGATTCTTTTGAGTCTGCGCTGCGCAGTCACCCCGAGTTGGATTTAGATGATGAAATCCGGGTGCACTTGGCCAGATTGTATGGAACGGAGCATGAAAAAGTGCTGGATCTCGTCGCAAAGCAACCGGACCTGGGGCGACGACTTGACCCTGCCAACCTTGATATCGCGGCGCAGGTTGTTTTTGCGGTCGCCGAGGAGGCGGCCGTTGACCTGGCCGATGTGCTAGATCGCCGCCTCGTGCTCGGCACGTTGGGTTATGTGAAACCGGCCGCCGTACGCGCGACGGCCGAAGTCATGGCCCAGGTCACCGGGTGGTCAAATACGCTTATCGACGCCCGGTGCCACTCCTACCTCGCCTCGCAAGACAAAATCCAGGCCGTGTTAAAGCCGTATCGCTAA
- the hisS gene encoding histidine--tRNA ligase, translating to MSQNKSKSEKLQSFAAPKGVPDYAPPKSAAFLAVRDAFIDQAHKAGFEHIELPIFEDTGLFARGVGESTDVVSKEMYTFADRGERSVTLRPEGTAGVMRAVIEHSLDRGQLPVKLNYAGPFFRYERPQAGRYRQLQQVGVEAIGVDDPALDAEIIALADRSYRSLGLKDFRLELTSLGDRNCRPEYRQKLQDFLFALPLDEETRKRAEINPLRVLDDKRPEVQEMTADAPLMLDHLDAECREHFETVTGLLEDMGVPFVINPRMVRGLDYYTKTCFEFVHDGLGAQSGIGGGGRYDGLMAQLGGQDLSGIGYGLGVDRTILALEAEGVSVGAERRVDVYGVPLGKEAKKALAGIVNKLRAEGISTDMSYGDRGLKGAMKGADRSKALYTLVLGEQELENNTIAVKDMRAHEQHDIALDEVVTFLQGKLA from the coding sequence GTGAGTCAAAACAAATCCAAGTCTGAAAAGCTTCAGTCATTTGCTGCCCCCAAGGGTGTGCCTGATTACGCCCCACCAAAATCTGCTGCATTTCTAGCAGTTCGTGATGCCTTTATTGATCAGGCACATAAGGCTGGGTTTGAGCATATTGAACTGCCGATTTTTGAAGACACTGGGTTATTTGCACGAGGTGTGGGTGAATCCACAGATGTGGTAAGCAAGGAAATGTACACCTTCGCTGACCGTGGTGAGCGTTCAGTAACATTGCGCCCAGAAGGTACCGCAGGTGTCATGCGTGCGGTTATTGAGCACAGTTTGGATCGCGGTCAGCTTCCAGTGAAGTTGAACTACGCGGGACCATTCTTTCGTTATGAACGCCCTCAGGCAGGGCGTTACCGTCAGCTTCAGCAGGTTGGCGTAGAGGCAATTGGTGTAGATGATCCAGCATTGGATGCAGAGATCATCGCGCTTGCTGATCGTTCTTACCGAAGCTTAGGGCTCAAGGATTTCCGTCTGGAGCTCACGAGCTTAGGTGATCGTAATTGTCGCCCAGAATATCGCCAGAAGCTACAGGATTTCTTGTTTGCGCTTCCACTAGATGAGGAAACCCGCAAGCGCGCAGAGATCAACCCGCTTCGCGTGTTGGATGATAAGCGTCCTGAGGTCCAAGAGATGACTGCGGATGCACCATTGATGCTGGATCACCTGGATGCAGAGTGCCGTGAGCACTTTGAAACAGTCACGGGTCTGCTCGAGGACATGGGTGTGCCGTTTGTTATTAATCCACGTATGGTTCGTGGATTGGATTACTACACCAAGACGTGTTTTGAATTCGTCCATGATGGTCTTGGCGCACAGTCCGGCATCGGTGGTGGCGGACGCTATGACGGTTTGATGGCGCAGCTGGGTGGACAAGATCTTTCTGGCATTGGCTATGGATTGGGCGTTGATCGCACAATTTTGGCGCTTGAAGCTGAAGGCGTAAGCGTTGGTGCAGAGCGCCGAGTAGATGTTTACGGCGTGCCACTGGGTAAGGAGGCGAAGAAGGCTTTGGCTGGAATCGTCAACAAGCTGCGTGCTGAAGGTATTTCGACCGATATGTCCTATGGCGATCGTGGTCTTAAAGGTGCGATGAAGGGCGCGGATCGTTCCAAGGCGTTGTACACCTTGGTGCTTGGTGAGCAAGAGCTAGAAAACAACACCATTGCGGTAAAAGATATGCGTGCGCATGAACAGCACGATATTGCTTTGGATGAGGTTGTGACCTTTTTGCAGGGTAAGCTTGCATAA
- a CDS encoding MBL fold metallo-hydrolase, with protein MEILGFAAGPYKTNCYVVRGENEVAIIDPGMHSHDDLVEYISTNKLGVDKIVLTHGHIDHTRDAGTLAKRFNAPVYIHPNDAFFLEAYKGSGTKTAMLFDADNMVSPAPESLHDLVDGETITLAGEEFTLAHAPGHSPGCTLIIGKEYCFSGDVLFKGSIGRTDFEWSDADLMNESLRTKVLPLDDSLQILPGHGPTTTMRAERTGNPFLLAL; from the coding sequence ATGGAGATTCTCGGATTCGCGGCTGGTCCGTATAAGACAAATTGTTATGTGGTGCGCGGGGAGAATGAAGTCGCGATCATTGATCCGGGCATGCATTCTCACGATGATTTGGTGGAGTACATCTCAACTAACAAGCTCGGCGTGGACAAAATTGTGTTGACTCATGGACATATTGATCACACTCGTGATGCTGGTACCTTGGCTAAGCGTTTTAATGCGCCGGTCTATATTCATCCTAATGATGCATTTTTCTTAGAGGCGTATAAAGGCTCGGGAACTAAAACAGCCATGCTTTTCGATGCCGACAACATGGTCTCACCTGCCCCTGAATCGCTGCATGACTTGGTCGATGGTGAAACAATTACGTTGGCCGGTGAGGAATTCACACTTGCTCATGCTCCAGGGCACTCACCTGGATGCACCCTCATTATTGGCAAAGAGTACTGCTTTTCCGGGGATGTTTTGTTCAAAGGCTCAATCGGACGAACTGATTTTGAATGGTCTGATGCAGATTTAATGAATGAATCTTTGCGCACCAAGGTTTTGCCCCTTGACGATAGTTTGCAGATTCTTCCTGGACACGGACCGACCACCACCATGCGTGCAGAACGTACTGGAAACCCCTTTTTGCTTGCACTCTAG
- a CDS encoding peptidylprolyl isomerase: MSTNKERRQQALSQLEKEIKSRDRKEKTKPLTVVFASLAVILVVVGGIWYAATRSTEDEVVTADDTSTTAETPDYQPLALSRTTALADTVTCEYPDSGDASKEVSKPATENVPATGTVTVNLTTEQGNIGMELDRSVSPCTVNAVEHMASEGYYNDTVCHRITTSGIYVLQCGDPSGTGAGGPGFSFANEYPTDEATDLTTPVIYERGTIAMANAGADTNGSQFFLNYEDSPLAPNYTYFGQISEEGLATLDAIAEVGAEGGAGDGAPAEEVRIESATVA; the protein is encoded by the coding sequence GTGAGTACTAATAAGGAACGACGCCAACAGGCGCTTTCCCAGCTGGAGAAAGAAATCAAAAGCAGGGACCGCAAAGAAAAAACCAAACCACTAACCGTGGTCTTTGCTTCCCTAGCTGTCATCCTCGTGGTTGTTGGCGGCATCTGGTACGCGGCAACCCGCAGTACTGAAGATGAAGTGGTCACTGCCGATGACACCTCCACCACCGCAGAAACCCCCGACTACCAGCCACTGGCTCTAAGCCGCACCACGGCGCTTGCTGACACTGTGACGTGTGAGTACCCAGACTCTGGAGATGCTTCCAAGGAGGTTTCCAAGCCTGCAACCGAAAATGTGCCAGCAACTGGCACCGTGACTGTGAACCTGACCACGGAACAAGGCAACATCGGAATGGAACTTGATCGCTCCGTCTCGCCTTGCACCGTAAACGCCGTTGAACACATGGCTTCCGAGGGCTACTACAACGACACTGTCTGCCACCGCATTACTACCTCTGGCATCTACGTCCTGCAGTGTGGCGACCCAAGTGGCACCGGTGCAGGTGGCCCTGGCTTTAGCTTTGCCAACGAGTACCCAACCGATGAGGCAACAGACCTAACTACTCCTGTTATCTACGAGCGCGGCACCATTGCAATGGCCAATGCTGGTGCAGACACCAACGGTTCCCAGTTCTTCCTCAACTACGAAGACTCCCCACTGGCACCGAACTACACCTACTTCGGCCAGATCTCTGAAGAAGGACTTGCCACCTTGGACGCAATCGCCGAGGTTGGAGCTGAAGGTGGCGCCGGTGACGGTGCTCCTGCTGAAGAAGTTCGGATTGAATCTGCAACTGTTGCATAA
- a CDS encoding putative Ig domain-containing protein, with amino-acid sequence MKLFSRTSLVALGTAAAITVSGVTAPAFAQEETTTEITAPAVTIEETTEVETPVASEAATLKIEQPGLISGNVNQAINTVTIEVSSGVAETFEATGLPTGIFINNAGEIFGTPTKEFSGSAQVTATAADGSQSKVAVNFSIGEEPSNGSSDTDEISNWIKIITAVIGALTTILTFGTKLDSFLK; translated from the coding sequence ATGAAGCTTTTCTCCCGCACCTCACTGGTTGCACTTGGCACCGCCGCAGCAATCACCGTCTCTGGCGTAACCGCTCCTGCATTCGCTCAAGAGGAAACCACAACTGAAATCACCGCACCAGCAGTCACCATCGAAGAAACTACTGAGGTAGAAACCCCTGTAGCTTCCGAGGCTGCAACACTCAAGATCGAACAGCCTGGACTTATCTCCGGAAACGTTAACCAGGCGATCAACACCGTTACCATTGAAGTCTCCTCCGGTGTAGCAGAGACTTTTGAAGCTACCGGACTTCCAACTGGCATCTTCATCAACAACGCAGGTGAGATCTTCGGTACCCCAACCAAGGAATTCTCCGGCTCCGCTCAGGTAACTGCAACCGCAGCTGATGGATCTCAGTCCAAGGTAGCCGTCAACTTCAGCATCGGCGAGGAGCCATCCAACGGCTCCTCCGATACCGATGAGATCAGCAACTGGATCAAGATCATCACCGCAGTTATCGGTGCACTGACCACCATCCTGACCTTCGGCACCAAGCTGGATTCCTTCCTGAAGTAA
- a CDS encoding RelA/SpoT family protein, giving the protein MSLERNPQKSSIGVRSMSARLARSLTGNRVRTNPVLDPLLSIHRQFHPRADAQVLERAYDTAERLHDGVVRKSGDPYITHPLAVATIAAEIGMDTTTLVAALLHDTVEDTDYSLDDLTRDFGEEVARLVDGVTKLDKVALGAAAEAETIRKMIVAMSQDPRVLVIKVADRLHNMRTMRFLPPEKQAKKARQTLEVIAPLAHRLGMASVKWELEDLSFAILYPKKYEEIVRLVADRAPSRDRYLKEIIDQVTGGLRENNITAEVLGRPKHYWSIYQKMIVRGRDFDDIFDLVGIRILVDNVNNCYAAIGVVHSLFNALPGRFKDYISAPRFGVYQSLHTTVMGPGGKPLEVQARTHDMHYNAEFGIAAHWRYKETKGSHSGEQAEVDQMAWMRQLLDWQKEAADPNEFLDSLRYDLTSKQIFVFTPKGDVVNLPVDSTPVDFAYAVHTEVGHRCIGAKINGKLVALETKLKSGDRVEVFTSKDQNAGPSRGWQDFVVSPRAKAKIRQWFAKERREEYLEAGRDSLAAVIQRGGLPMHRLFTASSMKTVATELHYPDVDALYTAIGSGSVSAQHVVKRLMAIFGDEEDAEDALVARTPFSELVSSRSATDSSTGILVEGSPDVLAKLAKCCMPVPGDEIFGFVTRGGGVSVHRTDCTNAEKLKEEPERMVSVSWASEGQGSVFSATLQLEALDRAGLLFELTRVINEQKVSVTAMNSHCSEDRVATVRFTFAVSDTKQLGSLMTQLRNAEGVFDVYRVTSGG; this is encoded by the coding sequence ATGAGTCTGGAGCGAAATCCGCAGAAATCTTCCATTGGCGTGCGGAGCATGTCAGCCAGGCTTGCCCGCAGCCTTACCGGAAACCGAGTCCGCACCAACCCAGTGCTGGATCCGCTGCTGAGCATTCACCGGCAATTTCATCCACGTGCTGATGCACAAGTATTAGAACGTGCATATGATACTGCGGAGCGTCTCCATGATGGAGTGGTGCGAAAATCTGGCGATCCATATATTACGCACCCGCTTGCTGTCGCCACGATCGCGGCTGAGATCGGCATGGACACCACCACGCTGGTTGCAGCGCTGCTCCATGACACGGTGGAAGATACCGACTATTCGTTAGATGACCTCACCCGGGATTTCGGGGAAGAGGTAGCTAGGCTTGTCGACGGCGTCACCAAGCTGGACAAAGTCGCACTAGGTGCTGCCGCGGAGGCCGAAACGATCCGCAAAATGATCGTTGCCATGAGCCAGGATCCCCGTGTGCTGGTTATTAAAGTGGCTGACCGTTTGCACAATATGCGCACCATGCGGTTTTTGCCGCCAGAAAAACAGGCCAAAAAAGCGCGCCAAACTCTAGAAGTCATTGCCCCGTTGGCACACCGATTGGGTATGGCCAGTGTGAAATGGGAATTGGAAGATTTATCCTTTGCCATTTTGTACCCCAAGAAGTACGAAGAAATCGTGCGTCTTGTTGCCGACCGCGCCCCCTCGAGGGATCGGTACCTCAAAGAAATTATCGATCAAGTCACCGGCGGTCTTCGGGAGAACAACATCACCGCTGAGGTACTTGGCCGACCAAAACACTACTGGTCGATTTATCAAAAGATGATCGTCCGTGGCCGTGACTTCGACGATATTTTTGATCTCGTTGGCATCCGTATCTTGGTTGACAACGTAAATAACTGTTATGCCGCCATCGGTGTTGTTCACTCCTTGTTCAACGCGCTGCCAGGCCGCTTCAAAGACTATATTTCCGCACCACGTTTCGGCGTTTACCAGTCCCTTCACACCACCGTGATGGGACCAGGTGGCAAACCCTTGGAAGTGCAAGCTCGTACCCACGATATGCACTACAACGCGGAATTCGGCATTGCTGCACACTGGCGTTATAAAGAAACCAAAGGTAGCCACAGTGGCGAACAAGCCGAAGTTGATCAGATGGCATGGATGCGCCAACTGCTTGACTGGCAAAAAGAAGCAGCCGATCCCAATGAGTTCTTGGACAGCCTGCGCTATGACTTAACCTCAAAGCAGATCTTCGTCTTTACTCCCAAAGGCGATGTGGTCAACCTGCCTGTTGATTCCACCCCAGTGGACTTTGCCTACGCTGTGCACACCGAAGTCGGTCACCGTTGCATCGGTGCGAAAATCAACGGCAAATTGGTGGCTTTGGAAACCAAGCTCAAGTCCGGCGATCGTGTTGAAGTCTTTACCTCCAAGGATCAAAACGCAGGACCTAGTAGGGGATGGCAAGACTTCGTTGTCTCACCTCGGGCAAAAGCCAAGATCCGACAGTGGTTTGCCAAGGAGCGACGCGAAGAATACTTGGAAGCTGGCCGTGATTCACTAGCAGCTGTTATCCAACGCGGTGGATTGCCCATGCATCGCCTCTTCACCGCGTCCTCAATGAAAACTGTGGCAACAGAGCTGCACTACCCAGATGTGGATGCGCTCTACACAGCGATCGGTTCAGGGTCTGTCTCAGCGCAACACGTAGTCAAAAGGCTCATGGCTATCTTTGGCGATGAAGAAGACGCTGAAGACGCCTTGGTGGCACGAACACCATTTAGTGAGCTTGTCAGTTCTCGCAGCGCCACAGATAGCAGCACTGGAATCCTGGTGGAAGGCAGCCCAGATGTTTTGGCAAAACTAGCTAAATGCTGCATGCCTGTTCCAGGTGATGAAATCTTTGGTTTTGTTACTCGTGGCGGTGGAGTGTCAGTGCACCGAACTGACTGCACGAACGCTGAGAAGCTCAAGGAAGAACCAGAGCGCATGGTTTCGGTGTCGTGGGCATCTGAAGGCCAAGGCTCAGTATTTTCTGCAACACTGCAATTGGAAGCACTCGACCGTGCAGGTCTGCTCTTTGAGCTCACCCGTGTGATCAACGAACAAAAGGTCTCCGTTACCGCGATGAATTCTCATTGCTCCGAAGATCGAGTAGCCACAGTGCGCTTTACCTTCGCGGTATCAGACACCAAGCAACTAGGTTCGCTGATGACTCAGCTGCGTAATGCTGAGGGAGTGTTTGATGTGTACCGCGTAACCTCAGGCGGATAG
- a CDS encoding adenine phosphoribosyltransferase: MSEQALSTFDRAREALEKKTRYVQDFPEKGVLFEDLTPVLGDAESFAAVVDAMAEAAKNLNAEIIGGLDARGFLLGSAVAYKLGLGVLAIRKKGKLPPPVVTQEYELEYGTAALELPSEGIDIAGKNIVLIDDVLATGGTLGAARKLIESCDGHVSGYVLAIEVPGLGGRDNLGDRPVVVVRDPQ, encoded by the coding sequence GTGAGCGAACAGGCTCTAAGCACCTTCGACAGGGCTCGTGAAGCTCTGGAAAAGAAAACCCGGTATGTGCAGGATTTCCCAGAAAAAGGTGTGCTTTTTGAAGATCTCACCCCTGTTCTAGGAGACGCGGAATCTTTTGCAGCAGTGGTGGATGCCATGGCTGAGGCTGCAAAGAATCTGAATGCAGAAATCATCGGTGGCTTGGATGCGCGTGGATTCCTCCTTGGATCTGCTGTCGCTTACAAACTCGGCCTAGGTGTGCTGGCTATCCGCAAGAAGGGAAAACTCCCCCCACCTGTGGTCACCCAGGAGTATGAACTTGAATATGGCACTGCAGCTCTAGAACTGCCTAGTGAAGGCATTGATATTGCAGGAAAAAACATTGTGTTGATCGATGATGTGCTGGCAACAGGTGGCACATTGGGCGCTGCACGTAAACTAATTGAATCGTGTGACGGACATGTTTCTGGATATGTTCTTGCCATTGAGGTCCCAGGACTTGGCGGTAGGGATAATCTAGGTGACAGGCCCGTTGTTGTGGTCAGAGATCCTCAATAG
- a CDS encoding ABC transporter substrate-binding protein: MLFRKSRSAAIMVIAALVMAGCGEGEPEPTSHQTSLFGYAVNSSLATTNAASLLGVATDAGLLAARVYPGVYVQGPSGQMIPNTDLASTQVLPGINRQVIYTINDDATYSDGQPVVCDDFLLSATAGQMPELFQSHVPLASQIERVDCVSGSKIATVVFKEDLGERWRYLFGQGDLLPAHAVAAKTGMTLEDLNQALKDKDPDVLADTARIWSEGFQLSLFDPELQVSYGPYKIDSVGEFGEVKLLRNELYSGDQAVEEEVTVWPKGSDLSAISNAGNLQISDVVAWESEPWVNRDDPLNPYDIKEEVGVLTEQLTLASAGVFYAAEARQAFAACVDQEAVAAASSSISGIDVPAVGVHSVRHQNPVVQQIGDLPAQHMAVDVNAASALAGQTIRIGYDGPDERKAAMVEAIRQSCEPAGITVIDASQEAVSLNDLSRTEVSEWGYEQYFDGTLDAVLRTVDPLREYENANTIGTDPESTRRTEEQLWAEVPSIPLAAQPRVFVIDRTVGNVVVNTDLAGIGWNMDRWSRSED, from the coding sequence ATGTTGTTTCGGAAGTCACGCAGCGCGGCGATCATGGTGATTGCAGCGTTAGTGATGGCAGGCTGTGGTGAAGGGGAACCGGAACCAACCAGTCACCAAACAAGCCTTTTCGGCTACGCGGTTAATTCCTCCCTGGCTACAACCAATGCGGCATCACTGTTGGGTGTTGCTACCGATGCCGGTCTTTTAGCTGCCAGGGTGTATCCGGGTGTTTATGTTCAGGGGCCTTCTGGGCAGATGATTCCTAATACTGATCTTGCTTCCACGCAGGTATTGCCGGGTATTAATCGCCAGGTGATTTACACAATCAATGACGATGCCACGTATTCAGATGGTCAACCTGTGGTGTGTGATGATTTCTTGCTGTCAGCTACCGCAGGGCAAATGCCGGAGTTGTTCCAATCGCATGTGCCGTTAGCCTCTCAAATTGAGCGGGTGGATTGTGTGTCCGGTTCTAAGATAGCCACGGTGGTGTTTAAAGAAGACTTGGGGGAGCGCTGGCGCTATTTGTTTGGTCAAGGTGATCTGTTGCCTGCGCATGCTGTGGCCGCTAAAACCGGTATGACGCTAGAAGACCTGAATCAGGCATTAAAGGATAAAGACCCCGACGTGCTTGCTGACACCGCCAGAATTTGGAGTGAGGGCTTCCAACTATCGTTGTTTGATCCGGAATTGCAGGTGTCTTATGGCCCCTACAAGATAGATTCTGTGGGTGAATTCGGGGAAGTCAAGCTCCTGCGCAATGAGCTCTACAGTGGCGATCAGGCCGTGGAAGAAGAAGTCACCGTGTGGCCTAAGGGCTCGGATCTAAGCGCTATTTCCAATGCGGGAAATCTGCAGATTTCTGATGTGGTGGCGTGGGAGAGCGAGCCGTGGGTAAACCGCGATGATCCGCTTAATCCTTATGACATTAAAGAAGAGGTTGGTGTTTTAACCGAGCAGCTCACCTTGGCCAGTGCTGGTGTGTTTTACGCTGCGGAGGCCCGGCAGGCATTCGCGGCCTGCGTTGACCAGGAGGCGGTGGCTGCGGCGTCGTCAAGCATCTCTGGTATTGATGTTCCGGCGGTTGGAGTGCACTCGGTGCGTCATCAAAACCCTGTGGTGCAACAAATTGGTGATTTGCCAGCGCAACATATGGCGGTTGACGTTAATGCGGCTTCAGCATTAGCAGGGCAAACCATTCGTATCGGCTATGACGGGCCAGATGAACGCAAAGCTGCGATGGTCGAGGCGATTCGTCAAAGTTGTGAGCCGGCGGGCATCACGGTTATCGATGCGTCGCAGGAGGCTGTTAGTCTTAATGATCTCAGTCGTACTGAGGTGAGTGAATGGGGTTATGAACAGTACTTTGACGGTACGCTTGATGCTGTTTTGCGTACCGTTGATCCGCTTCGTGAATATGAAAACGCAAACACCATTGGCACAGATCCAGAGTCGACGAGGCGCACTGAAGAGCAATTGTGGGCAGAAGTGCCGTCAATTCCACTAGCCGCGCAACCCCGAGTGTTTGTGATAGATCGCACAGTCGGTAACGTTGTTGTTAATACAGACCTAGCCGGTATCGGTTGGAACATGGACCGTTGGTCCAGAAGTGAGGATTAA